One stretch of Echeneis naucrates chromosome 11, fEcheNa1.1, whole genome shotgun sequence DNA includes these proteins:
- the angpt1 gene encoding angiopoietin-1 isoform X3 — protein sequence MMLWFNFGHHLLSLAALLVIVSCGGGEQRRRTDSSTSSTGGTSSTGGSSSSSSSSSSSGGSSSSGTNSNYSSRRFHKIQHGQCTYTFILPEGDGAGGGSCREAKAGSQQYNANSLQRDAPPPEPDFPSQKIQQLEHIMENYTQWLQKIENYIKESMKSEMAQLQQSAVHNHTAAMLEMGTNLLSQTAEQTRKLTDVETQVLNQTSRLEIQLLENSLSTNKLEKQLMVQTNEISKLHDKNSLLEQKMLEMEMRHSEELETLKQEKGSLQTLVGRQSGVIRELEAQLSRATGNSTALQRQQQEMMDTVHNLLNLCSKDGGKQTVIEEKKFRDCADLYQAGFQKNAIYTIQINSQETKKVYCNMETAGGGWTVIQRREDGSVDFQRTWKEYKMGFGSVSAEHWLGNEYVYQLTSQRQYALRVELTDWDGHQAFSLYDRFQIGSEKQNYRLFLKSHSGTAGRQSSLVIHGADFSTKDMDNDNCLCKCALMLTGGWWFDACGPSNLNGMYFTQGQHIGKLNGIKWHYFKGPSYSLQATAMMIRPLDFS from the exons ATGATGCTGTGGTTCAACTTTGGACACCACTTGCTCTCGCTTGCGGCCCTTCTGGTGATTGTGAGCTGCGGAGGAGGGGAGCAAAGGAGAAGGACAGatagcagcaccagcagcacagGTGGCACCAGCAGCACAGGtggtagcagcagcagcagcagcagcagcagcagcagtgggggAAGTAGCAGCAGTGGTACTAACAGTAACTACAGCAGCAGGCGTTTTCATAAGATCCAGCATGGCCAGTGCACCTACACGTTCATCCTACCTGAGGGAGATGGAGCCGGAGGAGGTTCCTGCAGGGAGGCGAAAGCCGGTAGCCAGCAGTACAACGCCAACTCTCTCCAGAGGGACGCTCCACCACCTGAGCCCGACTTTCCCAGCCAGAAGATCCAGCAGCTCGAGCATATTATGGAGAATTATACCCAGTGGCTACAGAAG ATCGAAAACTACATTAAAGAGAGCATGAAGTCAGAGATGGCCCAACTGCAGCAGAGTGCCGTCCACAACCACAcggcagccatgttggaaatGGGCACCAACCTCCTCTCTCAGACGGCTGAACAGACGCGCAAGCTAACTGATGTTGAGACGCAG GTCCTGAATCAGACATCAAGACTTGAGATCCAGCTGCTGGAAAATTCTCTCTCCACAAACAAGCTAGAGAAACAGTTAATGGTCCAGACCAATGAGATCAGCAAACTGCATGACAAGAACAG CCTCTTGGAGCAGAAGATGTTAGAGATGGAGATGCGCCACAGTGAAGAATTGGAGACGCTGAAGCAGGAGAAGGGAAGCCTCCAGACCCTGGTAGGGAGGCAGAGCGGGGTTATCAGGGAACTGGAAGCCCAGCTGAGCCGAGCCACAGGAAACAGCACAGccctgcagagacagcagcaggagatgaTGGATACGGTCCACAACCTGCTCAACCTCTGCTCCAAAGATGGAGGTAAGCAAA CTGTGATTGAAGAGAAGAAATTCCGCGACTGTGCCGACCTCTATCAGGCTGGTTTCCAGAAGAACGCCATCTATACGATCCAGATCAATTCCCAGGAGACCAAAAAG GTGTATTGCAACATGGAAACAGCCGGTGGGGGTTGGACAGTCATTCAACGCAGAGAAGACGGCAGCGTGGACTTTCAGAGAACATGGAAGGAGTACAAGATG GGATTTGGGAGCGTGTCTGCTGAACACTGGCTGGGGAACGAGTATGTTTACCAGCTGACCAGCCAGAGGCAGTACGCTCTCCGTGTAGAGCTGACAGATTGGGATGGACACCAGGCCTTCTCATTATATGACCGCTTCCAGATCGGCAGTGAGAAACAAAACTACAG ACTGTTCCTGAAAAGCCACAGTGGGACCGCAGGCAGACAGAGCAGTCTAGTAATCCACGGAGCAGACTTCAGTACCAAGGACATGGACAATGACAACTGCCTGTGCAAGTGCGCCCTCATGCTTACAGGCG
- the angpt1 gene encoding angiopoietin-1 isoform X1: MWLEMMLWFNFGHHLLSLAALLVIVSCGGGEQRRRTDSSTSSTGGTSSTGGSSSSSSSSSSSGGSSSSGTNSNYSSRRFHKIQHGQCTYTFILPEGDGAGGGSCREAKAGSQQYNANSLQRDAPPPEPDFPSQKIQQLEHIMENYTQWLQKIENYIKESMKSEMAQLQQSAVHNHTAAMLEMGTNLLSQTAEQTRKLTDVETQVLNQTSRLEIQLLENSLSTNKLEKQLMVQTNEISKLHDKNSLLEQKMLEMEMRHSEELETLKQEKGSLQTLVGRQSGVIRELEAQLSRATGNSTALQRQQQEMMDTVHNLLNLCSKDGVVPNSTKAVIEEKKFRDCADLYQAGFQKNAIYTIQINSQETKKVYCNMETAGGGWTVIQRREDGSVDFQRTWKEYKMGFGSVSAEHWLGNEYVYQLTSQRQYALRVELTDWDGHQAFSLYDRFQIGSEKQNYRLFLKSHSGTAGRQSSLVIHGADFSTKDMDNDNCLCKCALMLTGGWWFDACGPSNLNGMYFTQGQHIGKLNGIKWHYFKGPSYSLQATAMMIRPLDFS; the protein is encoded by the exons ATGT GGCTTGAAATGATGCTGTGGTTCAACTTTGGACACCACTTGCTCTCGCTTGCGGCCCTTCTGGTGATTGTGAGCTGCGGAGGAGGGGAGCAAAGGAGAAGGACAGatagcagcaccagcagcacagGTGGCACCAGCAGCACAGGtggtagcagcagcagcagcagcagcagcagcagcagtgggggAAGTAGCAGCAGTGGTACTAACAGTAACTACAGCAGCAGGCGTTTTCATAAGATCCAGCATGGCCAGTGCACCTACACGTTCATCCTACCTGAGGGAGATGGAGCCGGAGGAGGTTCCTGCAGGGAGGCGAAAGCCGGTAGCCAGCAGTACAACGCCAACTCTCTCCAGAGGGACGCTCCACCACCTGAGCCCGACTTTCCCAGCCAGAAGATCCAGCAGCTCGAGCATATTATGGAGAATTATACCCAGTGGCTACAGAAG ATCGAAAACTACATTAAAGAGAGCATGAAGTCAGAGATGGCCCAACTGCAGCAGAGTGCCGTCCACAACCACAcggcagccatgttggaaatGGGCACCAACCTCCTCTCTCAGACGGCTGAACAGACGCGCAAGCTAACTGATGTTGAGACGCAG GTCCTGAATCAGACATCAAGACTTGAGATCCAGCTGCTGGAAAATTCTCTCTCCACAAACAAGCTAGAGAAACAGTTAATGGTCCAGACCAATGAGATCAGCAAACTGCATGACAAGAACAG CCTCTTGGAGCAGAAGATGTTAGAGATGGAGATGCGCCACAGTGAAGAATTGGAGACGCTGAAGCAGGAGAAGGGAAGCCTCCAGACCCTGGTAGGGAGGCAGAGCGGGGTTATCAGGGAACTGGAAGCCCAGCTGAGCCGAGCCACAGGAAACAGCACAGccctgcagagacagcagcaggagatgaTGGATACGGTCCACAACCTGCTCAACCTCTGCTCCAAAGATGGAG TTGTTCCCAACAGCACGAAAGCTGTGATTGAAGAGAAGAAATTCCGCGACTGTGCCGACCTCTATCAGGCTGGTTTCCAGAAGAACGCCATCTATACGATCCAGATCAATTCCCAGGAGACCAAAAAG GTGTATTGCAACATGGAAACAGCCGGTGGGGGTTGGACAGTCATTCAACGCAGAGAAGACGGCAGCGTGGACTTTCAGAGAACATGGAAGGAGTACAAGATG GGATTTGGGAGCGTGTCTGCTGAACACTGGCTGGGGAACGAGTATGTTTACCAGCTGACCAGCCAGAGGCAGTACGCTCTCCGTGTAGAGCTGACAGATTGGGATGGACACCAGGCCTTCTCATTATATGACCGCTTCCAGATCGGCAGTGAGAAACAAAACTACAG ACTGTTCCTGAAAAGCCACAGTGGGACCGCAGGCAGACAGAGCAGTCTAGTAATCCACGGAGCAGACTTCAGTACCAAGGACATGGACAATGACAACTGCCTGTGCAAGTGCGCCCTCATGCTTACAGGCG
- the angpt1 gene encoding angiopoietin-1 isoform X2, with translation MMLWFNFGHHLLSLAALLVIVSCGGGEQRRRTDSSTSSTGGTSSTGGSSSSSSSSSSSGGSSSSGTNSNYSSRRFHKIQHGQCTYTFILPEGDGAGGGSCREAKAGSQQYNANSLQRDAPPPEPDFPSQKIQQLEHIMENYTQWLQKIENYIKESMKSEMAQLQQSAVHNHTAAMLEMGTNLLSQTAEQTRKLTDVETQVLNQTSRLEIQLLENSLSTNKLEKQLMVQTNEISKLHDKNSLLEQKMLEMEMRHSEELETLKQEKGSLQTLVGRQSGVIRELEAQLSRATGNSTALQRQQQEMMDTVHNLLNLCSKDGGKQSGSTKAVIEEKKFRDCADLYQAGFQKNAIYTIQINSQETKKVYCNMETAGGGWTVIQRREDGSVDFQRTWKEYKMGFGSVSAEHWLGNEYVYQLTSQRQYALRVELTDWDGHQAFSLYDRFQIGSEKQNYRLFLKSHSGTAGRQSSLVIHGADFSTKDMDNDNCLCKCALMLTGGWWFDACGPSNLNGMYFTQGQHIGKLNGIKWHYFKGPSYSLQATAMMIRPLDFS, from the exons ATGATGCTGTGGTTCAACTTTGGACACCACTTGCTCTCGCTTGCGGCCCTTCTGGTGATTGTGAGCTGCGGAGGAGGGGAGCAAAGGAGAAGGACAGatagcagcaccagcagcacagGTGGCACCAGCAGCACAGGtggtagcagcagcagcagcagcagcagcagcagcagtgggggAAGTAGCAGCAGTGGTACTAACAGTAACTACAGCAGCAGGCGTTTTCATAAGATCCAGCATGGCCAGTGCACCTACACGTTCATCCTACCTGAGGGAGATGGAGCCGGAGGAGGTTCCTGCAGGGAGGCGAAAGCCGGTAGCCAGCAGTACAACGCCAACTCTCTCCAGAGGGACGCTCCACCACCTGAGCCCGACTTTCCCAGCCAGAAGATCCAGCAGCTCGAGCATATTATGGAGAATTATACCCAGTGGCTACAGAAG ATCGAAAACTACATTAAAGAGAGCATGAAGTCAGAGATGGCCCAACTGCAGCAGAGTGCCGTCCACAACCACAcggcagccatgttggaaatGGGCACCAACCTCCTCTCTCAGACGGCTGAACAGACGCGCAAGCTAACTGATGTTGAGACGCAG GTCCTGAATCAGACATCAAGACTTGAGATCCAGCTGCTGGAAAATTCTCTCTCCACAAACAAGCTAGAGAAACAGTTAATGGTCCAGACCAATGAGATCAGCAAACTGCATGACAAGAACAG CCTCTTGGAGCAGAAGATGTTAGAGATGGAGATGCGCCACAGTGAAGAATTGGAGACGCTGAAGCAGGAGAAGGGAAGCCTCCAGACCCTGGTAGGGAGGCAGAGCGGGGTTATCAGGGAACTGGAAGCCCAGCTGAGCCGAGCCACAGGAAACAGCACAGccctgcagagacagcagcaggagatgaTGGATACGGTCCACAACCTGCTCAACCTCTGCTCCAAAGATGGAGGTAAGCAAAGTGGAAG CACGAAAGCTGTGATTGAAGAGAAGAAATTCCGCGACTGTGCCGACCTCTATCAGGCTGGTTTCCAGAAGAACGCCATCTATACGATCCAGATCAATTCCCAGGAGACCAAAAAG GTGTATTGCAACATGGAAACAGCCGGTGGGGGTTGGACAGTCATTCAACGCAGAGAAGACGGCAGCGTGGACTTTCAGAGAACATGGAAGGAGTACAAGATG GGATTTGGGAGCGTGTCTGCTGAACACTGGCTGGGGAACGAGTATGTTTACCAGCTGACCAGCCAGAGGCAGTACGCTCTCCGTGTAGAGCTGACAGATTGGGATGGACACCAGGCCTTCTCATTATATGACCGCTTCCAGATCGGCAGTGAGAAACAAAACTACAG ACTGTTCCTGAAAAGCCACAGTGGGACCGCAGGCAGACAGAGCAGTCTAGTAATCCACGGAGCAGACTTCAGTACCAAGGACATGGACAATGACAACTGCCTGTGCAAGTGCGCCCTCATGCTTACAGGCG